Proteins encoded within one genomic window of Brassica rapa cultivar Chiifu-401-42 chromosome A09, CAAS_Brap_v3.01, whole genome shotgun sequence:
- the LOC103836971 gene encoding regulation of nuclear pre-mRNA domain-containing protein 1B isoform X1: protein MSEHTFYLCVCSSLWILCCSDNVNTRKGAVFEVVGTMGSSFNAQVLAEKLAKLNSSQASIETLSHWCIFHMNKAKHVVETWGRQFHCSPREQRLAYLYLANDILQNSRRRGSEFVGEFWSVLPDALRDVIENGDDSERKSALRLVNIWEERKVFGSSGQILKEEILRKVSDGGVVPLNLQHDKSVQQKQANAIPLERVVSAVEALHGGQINLDDVVGKCTNVVGYLEKAAQEVERDVSSGHTPGAAVVKEVQGQHTILRDCIEQLVAMETSRTSLISHLREALQEQEHKLEQVRNHLQIARFQSDRTGDLCKQLSSSSQPPDEVIKVSFTASAPVMFASNPPTQPVVVADPRKTEAAAMVAKLTASTSSAEMLSYVLSSFASENNPPAATETHPPEKRPKLQQNTSTATTTSPPPPPPPAFQLQPQFLQPLQPPGPVNHTPFSHTIATTTQQQQQGPWIPGLTSLSTTSAPSDNNSYQKFQGQDGFYGTSNSPSSMAPVTRQ from the exons ATGTCTGAACACACTTTCTATCTCTGTGTCTGCTCCTCCTTATGGATTCTCTGTTGTTCAGACAATGTTAAT ACTCGTAAAGGAGCTGTCTTTGAGGTGGTGGGAACAATGGGTAGTTCGTTTAACGCTCAGGTACTAGCTGAGAAGCTCGCCAAGCTCAACAGTTCTCAAGCAAGCATAGAGA CTTTATCGCATTGGTGTATCTTTCACATGAACAAGGCGAAACATGTTGTGGAGACATGGGGGAGGCAGTTTCACTGCTCCCCGCGCGAGCAACGGTTGGCGTACCTGTACCTTGCGAATGATATCTTGCAGAACAGTAGGCGAAGAGGTTCGGAGTTTGTTGGCGAGTTCTGGAGTGTGCTCCCGGATGCTCTTCGTGATGTGATTGAAAATGGTGATGACTCTGAAAGAAAGTCTGCACTTCGGTTG gTTAATATATGGGAAGAAAGGAAGGTTTTTGGATCTAGTGGACAGATTctcaaagaagagattcttAGAAAGGTGTCTGATGGAGGGGTCGTGCCACTTAACCTT CAACATGATAAGTCTGTTCAACAGAAGCAGGCAAATGCAATTCCGCTGGAGAGAGTAGTCTCTGCTGTTGAAGCTCTACACGGTGGTCAGATTAATTTGGATGATGTTGTTGGAAAATGTACTAATGTTGTGGGTTACCTTGAGAAAGCAGCTCAGGAGGTTGAGAGAGATGTTAGTTCAG GACACACCCCAGGCGCCGCGGTTGTAAAGGAGGTGCAGGGACAACATACAATACTGAGAGACTGCATTGAACAGCTAGTGGCAATGGAAACATCCAGAACAAGTCTTATCTCTCATTTGAGAGAGGCTTTACAAGAACAG GAACACAAGCTGGAGCAAGTCCGTAACCACCTTCAGATCGCTCGGTTTCAATCAGACAGAACAGGTGATCTCTGCAAACAGCTTAGTAGTAGCTCACAGCCTCCTGACGAAGTCATCAAAGTTTCATTCACTGCATCTGCACCGGTTATGTTTGCTTCAAACCCACCGACTCAGCCAGTGGTAGTAGCAGACCCGAGAAAAACCGAAGCCGCAGCAATGGTAGCTAAGCTAACCGCGTCAACCTCCTCAGCCGAGATGCTCTCCTACGTTCTCTCCTCCTTTGCCTCTGAAAACAACCCACCCGCTGCAACAGAAACTCACCCGCCAGAGAAAAGGCCCAAGCTTCAACAGAACACATCCACAGCCACCACCACCAGTCCACCACCTCCGCCGCCACCAGCATTCCAGCTTCAGCCTCAGTTCTTGCAGCCTTTACAGCCTCCTGGTCCTGTAAACCACACGCCATTCAGCCACACCATAGCAACAACCactcaacaacaacagcaaGGTCCTTGGATTCCTGGACTCACCTCGCTTTCAACAACCTCTGCTCCATCAGATAATAATTCATACCAAAAGTTTCAGGGGCAAGATGGTTTCTATGGAACTAGTAACTCACCGTCCTCTATGGCACCTGTTACTCGGCAGTAG
- the LOC103836971 gene encoding UPF0400 protein C337.03 isoform X2 yields the protein MSEHTFYLCVCSSLWILCCSDNVNTRKGAVFEVVGTMGSSFNAQVLAEKLAKLNSSQASIETLSHWCIFHMNKAKHVVETWGRQFHCSPREQRLAYLYLANDILQNSRRRGSEFVGEFWSVLPDALRDVIENGDDSERKSALRLVNIWEERKVFGSSGQILKEEILRKVSDGGVVPLNLKQANAIPLERVVSAVEALHGGQINLDDVVGKCTNVVGYLEKAAQEVERDVSSGHTPGAAVVKEVQGQHTILRDCIEQLVAMETSRTSLISHLREALQEQEHKLEQVRNHLQIARFQSDRTGDLCKQLSSSSQPPDEVIKVSFTASAPVMFASNPPTQPVVVADPRKTEAAAMVAKLTASTSSAEMLSYVLSSFASENNPPAATETHPPEKRPKLQQNTSTATTTSPPPPPPPAFQLQPQFLQPLQPPGPVNHTPFSHTIATTTQQQQQGPWIPGLTSLSTTSAPSDNNSYQKFQGQDGFYGTSNSPSSMAPVTRQ from the exons ATGTCTGAACACACTTTCTATCTCTGTGTCTGCTCCTCCTTATGGATTCTCTGTTGTTCAGACAATGTTAAT ACTCGTAAAGGAGCTGTCTTTGAGGTGGTGGGAACAATGGGTAGTTCGTTTAACGCTCAGGTACTAGCTGAGAAGCTCGCCAAGCTCAACAGTTCTCAAGCAAGCATAGAGA CTTTATCGCATTGGTGTATCTTTCACATGAACAAGGCGAAACATGTTGTGGAGACATGGGGGAGGCAGTTTCACTGCTCCCCGCGCGAGCAACGGTTGGCGTACCTGTACCTTGCGAATGATATCTTGCAGAACAGTAGGCGAAGAGGTTCGGAGTTTGTTGGCGAGTTCTGGAGTGTGCTCCCGGATGCTCTTCGTGATGTGATTGAAAATGGTGATGACTCTGAAAGAAAGTCTGCACTTCGGTTG gTTAATATATGGGAAGAAAGGAAGGTTTTTGGATCTAGTGGACAGATTctcaaagaagagattcttAGAAAGGTGTCTGATGGAGGGGTCGTGCCACTTAACCTT AAGCAGGCAAATGCAATTCCGCTGGAGAGAGTAGTCTCTGCTGTTGAAGCTCTACACGGTGGTCAGATTAATTTGGATGATGTTGTTGGAAAATGTACTAATGTTGTGGGTTACCTTGAGAAAGCAGCTCAGGAGGTTGAGAGAGATGTTAGTTCAG GACACACCCCAGGCGCCGCGGTTGTAAAGGAGGTGCAGGGACAACATACAATACTGAGAGACTGCATTGAACAGCTAGTGGCAATGGAAACATCCAGAACAAGTCTTATCTCTCATTTGAGAGAGGCTTTACAAGAACAG GAACACAAGCTGGAGCAAGTCCGTAACCACCTTCAGATCGCTCGGTTTCAATCAGACAGAACAGGTGATCTCTGCAAACAGCTTAGTAGTAGCTCACAGCCTCCTGACGAAGTCATCAAAGTTTCATTCACTGCATCTGCACCGGTTATGTTTGCTTCAAACCCACCGACTCAGCCAGTGGTAGTAGCAGACCCGAGAAAAACCGAAGCCGCAGCAATGGTAGCTAAGCTAACCGCGTCAACCTCCTCAGCCGAGATGCTCTCCTACGTTCTCTCCTCCTTTGCCTCTGAAAACAACCCACCCGCTGCAACAGAAACTCACCCGCCAGAGAAAAGGCCCAAGCTTCAACAGAACACATCCACAGCCACCACCACCAGTCCACCACCTCCGCCGCCACCAGCATTCCAGCTTCAGCCTCAGTTCTTGCAGCCTTTACAGCCTCCTGGTCCTGTAAACCACACGCCATTCAGCCACACCATAGCAACAACCactcaacaacaacagcaaGGTCCTTGGATTCCTGGACTCACCTCGCTTTCAACAACCTCTGCTCCATCAGATAATAATTCATACCAAAAGTTTCAGGGGCAAGATGGTTTCTATGGAACTAGTAACTCACCGTCCTCTATGGCACCTGTTACTCGGCAGTAG
- the LOC103836971 gene encoding regulation of nuclear pre-mRNA domain-containing protein 1B isoform X3: MGSSFNAQVLAEKLAKLNSSQASIETLSHWCIFHMNKAKHVVETWGRQFHCSPREQRLAYLYLANDILQNSRRRGSEFVGEFWSVLPDALRDVIENGDDSERKSALRLVNIWEERKVFGSSGQILKEEILRKVSDGGVVPLNLQHDKSVQQKQANAIPLERVVSAVEALHGGQINLDDVVGKCTNVVGYLEKAAQEVERDVSSGHTPGAAVVKEVQGQHTILRDCIEQLVAMETSRTSLISHLREALQEQEHKLEQVRNHLQIARFQSDRTGDLCKQLSSSSQPPDEVIKVSFTASAPVMFASNPPTQPVVVADPRKTEAAAMVAKLTASTSSAEMLSYVLSSFASENNPPAATETHPPEKRPKLQQNTSTATTTSPPPPPPPAFQLQPQFLQPLQPPGPVNHTPFSHTIATTTQQQQQGPWIPGLTSLSTTSAPSDNNSYQKFQGQDGFYGTSNSPSSMAPVTRQ, translated from the exons ATGGGTAGTTCGTTTAACGCTCAGGTACTAGCTGAGAAGCTCGCCAAGCTCAACAGTTCTCAAGCAAGCATAGAGA CTTTATCGCATTGGTGTATCTTTCACATGAACAAGGCGAAACATGTTGTGGAGACATGGGGGAGGCAGTTTCACTGCTCCCCGCGCGAGCAACGGTTGGCGTACCTGTACCTTGCGAATGATATCTTGCAGAACAGTAGGCGAAGAGGTTCGGAGTTTGTTGGCGAGTTCTGGAGTGTGCTCCCGGATGCTCTTCGTGATGTGATTGAAAATGGTGATGACTCTGAAAGAAAGTCTGCACTTCGGTTG gTTAATATATGGGAAGAAAGGAAGGTTTTTGGATCTAGTGGACAGATTctcaaagaagagattcttAGAAAGGTGTCTGATGGAGGGGTCGTGCCACTTAACCTT CAACATGATAAGTCTGTTCAACAGAAGCAGGCAAATGCAATTCCGCTGGAGAGAGTAGTCTCTGCTGTTGAAGCTCTACACGGTGGTCAGATTAATTTGGATGATGTTGTTGGAAAATGTACTAATGTTGTGGGTTACCTTGAGAAAGCAGCTCAGGAGGTTGAGAGAGATGTTAGTTCAG GACACACCCCAGGCGCCGCGGTTGTAAAGGAGGTGCAGGGACAACATACAATACTGAGAGACTGCATTGAACAGCTAGTGGCAATGGAAACATCCAGAACAAGTCTTATCTCTCATTTGAGAGAGGCTTTACAAGAACAG GAACACAAGCTGGAGCAAGTCCGTAACCACCTTCAGATCGCTCGGTTTCAATCAGACAGAACAGGTGATCTCTGCAAACAGCTTAGTAGTAGCTCACAGCCTCCTGACGAAGTCATCAAAGTTTCATTCACTGCATCTGCACCGGTTATGTTTGCTTCAAACCCACCGACTCAGCCAGTGGTAGTAGCAGACCCGAGAAAAACCGAAGCCGCAGCAATGGTAGCTAAGCTAACCGCGTCAACCTCCTCAGCCGAGATGCTCTCCTACGTTCTCTCCTCCTTTGCCTCTGAAAACAACCCACCCGCTGCAACAGAAACTCACCCGCCAGAGAAAAGGCCCAAGCTTCAACAGAACACATCCACAGCCACCACCACCAGTCCACCACCTCCGCCGCCACCAGCATTCCAGCTTCAGCCTCAGTTCTTGCAGCCTTTACAGCCTCCTGGTCCTGTAAACCACACGCCATTCAGCCACACCATAGCAACAACCactcaacaacaacagcaaGGTCCTTGGATTCCTGGACTCACCTCGCTTTCAACAACCTCTGCTCCATCAGATAATAATTCATACCAAAAGTTTCAGGGGCAAGATGGTTTCTATGGAACTAGTAACTCACCGTCCTCTATGGCACCTGTTACTCGGCAGTAG
- the LOC103836972 gene encoding membrane-anchored ubiquitin-fold protein 4 has product MPEEDLVELKFRLYDGSDVGPFHYSPTATVSMLKERILSEWPKDKKIVPRTANDIKLINAGKILENGKTVAQCKAPFDDLPKSVITMHVVVQPSPTKARSEKKIEEEEAPQRSFCSCTIM; this is encoded by the exons atgcCTGAAGAAGATTTGGTAGAACTTAAGTTCCGGTTATATGACGGTTCAGATGTTGGCCCGTTTCACTACTCTCCAACCGCCACAGTCTCAATGCTCAAGGAGAGAATCCTCTCCGAATGGCCTAAAG ACAAGAAGATTGTTCCAAGAACTGCTAATGACATCAAGTTGATAAACGCTGGTAAGATTTTGGAGAATGGTAAAACTGTTGCGCAGTGTAAAGCTCCATTCGATGATCTCCCCAAATCAGTCATCACAATGCATGTTGTCGTGCAGCCGTCTCCAACAAAAGCAAGATCAG AGAAGAAAATTGAAGAGGAAGAAGCCCCACAGAGAAGCTTTTGCTCATGTACCATAATGTGA
- the LOC103836974 gene encoding pollen allergen Che a 1, with the protein MKKIMFLFVLLQLLLVNSLSPKHPSAKPAAEINVMGFVYCDVCSNNSFSKHSYFMSGVEVRIDCRLKSASSTTNEMITFSANRTTNEFGLYEVAITSLDSVDVDSLATSCQASLVGRRGSSDSSCNVPGYRSTTDQVVFKSKRSNLCIYGFNGLNFRPFKRNLALCGKN; encoded by the exons ATGAAGAagataatgtttttgtttgttcttctGCAACTTCTGTTGGTAAACTCTCTTTCTCCAAAACATCCATCAGCCAAGCCAGCTGCAGAAATAAATGTAATGGGTTTTGTTTACTGCGATGTCTGCTCCAACAACAGCTTCTCCAAACACAGTTACTTCATGTCCG GCGTGGAAGTGAGAATAGACTGCAGACTCAAATCAGCTTCGTCGACAACAAACGAGATGATAACATTCTCTGCAAACAGAACCACTAACGAGTTTGGACTCTACGAGGTAGCCATAACATCTCTAGACAGCGTTGACGTGGACAGTCTCGCCACTTCTTGTCAAGCGAGTTTGGTGGGAAGAAGAGGCTCCTCTGATTCTTCCTGCAACGTACCTGGTTACAGAAGCACTACGGATCAAGTCGTGTTTAAGTCTAAACGGTCTAATCTCTGTATCTATGGATTCAATGGTTTGAACTTCAGACCGTTCAAGAGGAATCTTGCCTTGTGTGGCAAGAATTAA
- the LOC103836973 gene encoding actin-related protein 2, which yields MDNKNVVVCDNGTGYVKCGFAGENFPTSVFPCVVGRPLLRYEESLMEQQVKDIVVGETCAELRHQLDINYPVHNGIVQNWEDMEHVWDHAFYNELKINPSDCKILLTDPPLNPSKNREKMIETMFEKYNFAGVFIQIQAVLTLYAQGLLTGLVIDSGDGVTHVVPVVDGYSFPHLTKRMNVAGRHITAYLVDLLSRRGYAMNKTADFETVREIKEKLCYISYDYKREYQLGLETTILVKNYTLPDGRVIKVGTERFQAPEALFTPELIDVEGDGMADMVFRCIQEMDIDNRMMLYQHIVLSGGSTMYPGLPSRLEKEIQDRYLDTVLKGNKDGLKKLRLRIEDPPRRKHMVYLGGAVLAGIMKDAPEFWINREDYMEEGIGCLNKMSQA from the exons ATGGACAACAAAAACGTCGTCGTTTGCGACAACGGCACCGGC TATGTGAAATGTGGATTTGCTGGAGAGAACTTCCCAACATCTGTGTTCCCTTGTGTCGTGGGAAGACCTTTGCTTCGGTACGAAGAGTCACTCATGGAGCAGCAAGTGAAG gaTATAGTTGTGGGGGAGACATGCGCTGAGCTCAGGCATCAGCTGGATATAAACTACCCTGTCCACAATGGTATTGTTCAGAATTGGGAAGATATGGAACATGTTTGGGATCATGCTTTCTACAACGAGTTGAAA ATCAATCCATCAGATTGTAAGATACTTCTCACGGATCCACCACTTAACCCCTCCAAGAACCGAGAAAAAatg ATTGAGACAATGTTCGAGAAGTACAATTTCGCAGGCGTTTTCATCCAAATCCAAGCTGTTTTGACTCTGTATGCTCAAG GTTTGCTGACTGGTTTGGTTATTGATTCTGGTGATGGTGTTACTCATGTG GTTCCAGTGGTTGATGGCTATTCGTTTCCTCATCTTACAAAAAGAATGAATGTTGCTGGCAGACACATCACAGCATATCTTGTTGATCTCCTTTCTCGAAGAGG ATATGCGATGAATAAAACGGCTGACTTTGAGACGGTTAGGGAAATCAAAGAGAAGCTCTGCTATATTAG TTATGACTACAAGAGAGAGTATCAGCTTGGTCTTGAGACAACCATTCTTGTTAAGAATTATACT CTTCCAGATGGGAGGGTCATCAAAGTAGGCACTGAAAGGTTCCAAGCACCTGAAGCACTTTTTACACCG GAACTCATTGATGTTGAAGGTGATGGAATGGCAGACATGGTGTTCCGCTGTATTCAAGAAATGGATATTGATAACCGCATGATG CTCTACCAACACATAGTTTTAAGTGGAGGAAGCACCATGTACCCTGGATTACCTAGCcg TCTTGAGAAAGAGATCCAGGATCGGTATCTTGATACAGTTCTCAAAGGAAACAAAGATGGTTTGAAG AAACTTAGGTTGCGGATTGAGGATCCACCTAGAAGGAAACACATGGTATACCTCGGAGGCGCTGTTCTTGCAGGAATCATGAAG GACGCACCAGAGTTCTGGATCAATAGAGAGGACTATATGGAAGAAGGAATTGGTTGCTTGAATAAGATGAGCCAAGCTTGA
- the LOC103836975 gene encoding transcription factor TCP20 isoform X1 — protein sequence MDPKNPNQYQVSNFLIPPPQPRDASDDNKDDNHHHNSPAEVKDFQIVVASDKEPNNNSKKQLAPKRSSNKDRHTKVEGRGRRIRMPALCAARIFQLTRELGHKSDGETIQWLLQQAEPSLIAATGSGTVPASALASAASAVVSNQGGSLTAGLMISHHDLDCGGSSSGRPSWGEGGGEVWPNGAGYRIGFPGFDFPGGAMSFASIFGAGGGGNGNQMLELELGLSQEGNVGVLNQQIYQQMAQAQAQGRVLHHTLHHNPGHEDHQQESCGRDESQGSF from the coding sequence ATGGATCCCAAGAACCCAAATCAATATCAAGTATCAAACTTCTTGATCCCACCACCACAACCGAGAGATGCTTCCGATGACAACAAAGACGACAATCATCATCACAACAGTCCAGCTGAAGTAAAGGATTTTCAGATCGTGGTCGCTTCCGACAAAGAACCGAACAACAACAGTAAGAAGCAGCTTGCCCCCAAGAGAAGCTCAAACAAAGACAGACACACCAAAGTGGAAGGTCGCGGTCGGAGAATCAGGATGCCTGCTCTCTGCGCGGCAAGGATTTTTCAACTGACCAGAGAATTAGGTCACAAATCAGACGGTGAAACAATCCAGTGGCTGCTTCAACAAGCTGAACCGTCGCTTATCGCAGCCACCGGTTCAGGAACTGTACCGGCCTCTGCTTTAGCCTCAGCTGCTTCTGCTGTAGTCTCTAACCAAGGTGGGTCTCTCACTGCTGGTTTAATGATCAGTCATCATGACTTAGACTGTGGTGGGTCTAGTAGTGGTAGACCAAGTTGgggagaaggaggaggagaagtATGGCCAAATGGAGCTGGTTACAGAATTGGGTTTCCCGGGTTTGATTTTCCTGGTGGAGCTATGAGTTTTGCTTCCATTTTTGGTGCTGGTGGTGGTGGTAATGGTAATCAGATGCTGGAACTTGAGTTAGGGTTGTCTCAGGAAGGGAATGTTGGGGTCTTGAATCAACAGATTTATCAACAGATGGCTCAAGCTCAGGCTCAGGGTAGAGTTCTTCACCATACTCTTCATCATAATCCAGGACATGAAGATCATCAGCAAGAGAGCTGTGGGAGAGATGAATCTCAAGGCTCATTTTGA
- the LOC103836975 gene encoding transcription factor TCP20 isoform X2, which yields MDPKNPNQYQVSNFLIPPPQPRDASDDNKEVKDFQIVVASDKEPNNNSKKQLAPKRSSNKDRHTKVEGRGRRIRMPALCAARIFQLTRELGHKSDGETIQWLLQQAEPSLIAATGSGTVPASALASAASAVVSNQGGSLTAGLMISHHDLDCGGSSSGRPSWGEGGGEVWPNGAGYRIGFPGFDFPGGAMSFASIFGAGGGGNGNQMLELELGLSQEGNVGVLNQQIYQQMAQAQAQGRVLHHTLHHNPGHEDHQQESCGRDESQGSF from the exons ATGGATCCCAAGAACCCAAATCAATATCAAGTATCAAACTTCTTGATCCCACCACCACAACCGAGAGATGCTTCCGATGACAACAAA GAAGTAAAGGATTTTCAGATCGTGGTCGCTTCCGACAAAGAACCGAACAACAACAGTAAGAAGCAGCTTGCCCCCAAGAGAAGCTCAAACAAAGACAGACACACCAAAGTGGAAGGTCGCGGTCGGAGAATCAGGATGCCTGCTCTCTGCGCGGCAAGGATTTTTCAACTGACCAGAGAATTAGGTCACAAATCAGACGGTGAAACAATCCAGTGGCTGCTTCAACAAGCTGAACCGTCGCTTATCGCAGCCACCGGTTCAGGAACTGTACCGGCCTCTGCTTTAGCCTCAGCTGCTTCTGCTGTAGTCTCTAACCAAGGTGGGTCTCTCACTGCTGGTTTAATGATCAGTCATCATGACTTAGACTGTGGTGGGTCTAGTAGTGGTAGACCAAGTTGgggagaaggaggaggagaagtATGGCCAAATGGAGCTGGTTACAGAATTGGGTTTCCCGGGTTTGATTTTCCTGGTGGAGCTATGAGTTTTGCTTCCATTTTTGGTGCTGGTGGTGGTGGTAATGGTAATCAGATGCTGGAACTTGAGTTAGGGTTGTCTCAGGAAGGGAATGTTGGGGTCTTGAATCAACAGATTTATCAACAGATGGCTCAAGCTCAGGCTCAGGGTAGAGTTCTTCACCATACTCTTCATCATAATCCAGGACATGAAGATCATCAGCAAGAGAGCTGTGGGAGAGATGAATCTCAAGGCTCATTTTGA